A stretch of Methylogaea oryzae DNA encodes these proteins:
- a CDS encoding VF530 family DNA-binding protein, protein MSHPQPNNPLHGVTLEKMLVELSESYGWDGLAQHIDVRCFSNDPSIKSCLRFFRQTPWARAKLESLYLHHLQEGGSAPGRRG, encoded by the coding sequence ATGAGCCATCCGCAACCGAATAATCCGCTGCACGGCGTCACCTTGGAAAAGATGCTCGTCGAGCTGTCGGAAAGCTACGGCTGGGACGGCTTGGCGCAACATATCGATGTGCGCTGTTTCTCCAACGATCCCAGCATCAAATCCTGCTTGCGCTTTTTCCGACAAACGCCGTGGGCGCGCGCCAAGCTGGAATCGCTGTATTTGCACCATTTGCAGGAAGGCGGTAGCGCGCCGGGTCGGCGGGGCTAG